AGGGGTGAGATACACATTCAGTGTCATTTGCATATTGATGGGGATTTTGATGGTGTGATACATTCAGATTCTACGGTCAATATCGGGAAAAATGGATCTGTTAAGGGAGAGATTTTTGCTGAAAAGTTAGTTGTAAGCGGGAAAATGACGGGTAATGTCAAATCCAAAATCGTTGAAATTATGCCTTATGGGAAAATTGATGGCAAGGT
This DNA window, taken from Helicobacter kayseriensis, encodes the following:
- a CDS encoding bactofilin family protein, yielding MAVFVNNDKNNDGANGATIIASGTQIRGEIHIQCHLHIDGDFDGVIHSDSTVNIGKNGSVKGEIFAEKLVVSGKMTGNVKSKIVEIMPYGKIDGKVSSHELVIERKGILTGESVVEDGESLDS